A window from Caulobacter sp. X encodes these proteins:
- the pelA gene encoding pectate lyase: MIRRAAALGLLLSASLLASPVGAGVIGTNVPAQPITAERIAALPSAQQPAWKAYLDRSIAQEKADRAALAAELKPGQTPPPPPPAGHGDGGMALDKDPVWYGSPEARHIADVIVSFQTPAGGWSKNQDRTGAPRLPGQPWASDNNSKYLTENDFDAARDPKWGYVGTLDNNATITELRFLAKVSRQVPGAEGETYRQSFLKGVRYLLAAQFPNGGWPQVWPLEGGYHDAVTFNDNAVSEASYLLTEVAEAKLDFAFVPADLRAKAGAAAKKGREVIVAAQIRVDGKPTIWGQQADPFTLAPVAGRNFEPPALATGESADLLFYLMQLPDPTPAEVAAVHAGVAWLRKAAIVGFEWTGKGEPDGRHLVEKPGAGPIWARYYDTSGKPVFGERDKTLRDNVNELSRERRDGYSWFGTQPAKIIGLYETGWAAKHPVK, translated from the coding sequence ATGATCCGCCGCGCCGCCGCTCTTGGCCTGCTTCTGTCCGCCAGCCTGCTGGCCTCGCCGGTCGGGGCCGGAGTCATCGGAACCAACGTCCCGGCCCAACCGATCACCGCCGAGCGCATCGCGGCCCTGCCGTCGGCGCAACAGCCGGCTTGGAAGGCCTACCTGGACCGCTCAATCGCTCAGGAGAAGGCCGACCGCGCCGCCCTGGCCGCCGAGCTGAAGCCTGGCCAGACGCCGCCGCCGCCTCCGCCGGCGGGTCATGGCGACGGCGGCATGGCCCTGGACAAGGATCCCGTCTGGTACGGCTCGCCCGAGGCGCGCCACATCGCCGACGTGATCGTCAGCTTCCAGACCCCGGCCGGCGGCTGGAGCAAGAACCAGGACCGCACGGGCGCCCCGCGCCTGCCGGGCCAGCCGTGGGCCTCGGACAATAACTCCAAGTACCTGACCGAGAACGACTTCGACGCCGCGCGTGATCCGAAATGGGGCTATGTCGGCACGCTGGACAACAACGCCACGATCACCGAGCTGCGCTTCCTAGCCAAGGTGTCTCGCCAGGTCCCGGGCGCCGAGGGCGAGACCTATCGCCAGAGCTTCCTAAAGGGCGTGCGCTATCTGCTGGCCGCGCAGTTCCCCAACGGCGGCTGGCCGCAGGTCTGGCCGTTGGAAGGCGGTTATCACGACGCGGTCACCTTCAACGACAACGCTGTCTCCGAGGCGTCTTATCTGCTGACCGAGGTGGCGGAAGCCAAGTTGGACTTCGCCTTCGTGCCGGCCGACCTGCGGGCCAAGGCCGGCGCCGCCGCCAAGAAGGGTCGCGAAGTGATCGTCGCCGCCCAGATCCGCGTCGACGGCAAGCCGACCATCTGGGGCCAGCAGGCCGATCCCTTCACGCTGGCGCCGGTCGCCGGCCGCAACTTCGAGCCGCCCGCCCTGGCGACCGGCGAGAGCGCCGACCTGCTGTTCTATCTGATGCAACTGCCCGACCCGACACCGGCCGAGGTGGCCGCCGTCCATGCGGGCGTCGCCTGGCTGCGCAAGGCCGCGATCGTCGGCTTCGAATGGACCGGCAAGGGCGAGCCGGATGGCCGCCACCTGGTCGAGAAGCCGGGCGCGGGTCCGATCTGGGCGCGCTACTACGACACCAGCGGCAAGCCCGTCTTCGGCGAGCGCGACAAGACCCTGCGCGACAACGTCAACGAACTCTCGCGCGAACGCCGCGACGGCTATTCCTGGTTCGGGACCCAGCCGGCGAAGATCATCGGGCTGTACGAGACCGGCTGGGCGGCCAAGCACCCCGTGAAGTAG
- a CDS encoding glutathionylspermidine synthase family protein: MRRLTLTPRPDWKSRAEAVGFTWHHADGRRYWDERAAYAFTLEEVEGHLEPATEALHKLCLEVVDEAVGSDALMAKLQIPEASRDVVAASWRARDPSLYGRFDFFFDGEGPPKLYEYNADTPTSVYEAAVFQWLWLEDLIQRGVLPESTDQFNSLHDQLAERFKAIFPNGGFVHFASDPDFVEDRQTVRFLEDMARLAGLEPKFVPTTEIGLDAEGRFVDQDNYIIGALFKLYPWEDMLREPYAANIAGSKTLFIEPPWKALLSNKALLPLLWERHPGHPNLLETYFDDDPKVERLGSSYARKPLFSREGANVELWTNGRKGRVLDQGYGAEGWIRQELKPPPRFGANYPVVGSWVIGDQPAGVGVREDRGRVTRDRSRFVPHIIEG; this comes from the coding sequence ATGCGCCGCCTGACCCTGACGCCTCGGCCGGACTGGAAGTCCAGGGCCGAGGCCGTCGGCTTCACCTGGCATCACGCCGATGGTCGTCGCTACTGGGACGAGCGGGCGGCCTACGCCTTCACGCTGGAGGAGGTCGAAGGCCATCTGGAGCCCGCGACCGAGGCGCTCCACAAGCTGTGCCTGGAGGTCGTCGACGAGGCCGTCGGCAGCGACGCCCTGATGGCGAAACTCCAGATCCCCGAGGCCTCGCGCGATGTCGTCGCGGCTTCGTGGAGGGCGCGCGATCCGTCGCTCTATGGCCGGTTCGACTTCTTCTTCGACGGCGAGGGGCCGCCGAAACTCTACGAGTACAACGCCGACACGCCGACCAGCGTCTACGAGGCGGCGGTGTTCCAATGGCTGTGGCTGGAGGACCTGATCCAGCGCGGCGTGCTGCCGGAGAGCACCGACCAGTTCAACAGCCTGCACGACCAGTTGGCCGAGCGGTTCAAGGCGATCTTCCCGAACGGCGGCTTCGTCCACTTCGCCAGCGATCCGGACTTCGTCGAAGACCGCCAGACGGTGCGGTTCCTGGAGGACATGGCGCGGCTGGCGGGACTGGAGCCGAAGTTCGTCCCGACAACGGAGATCGGCCTCGACGCCGAAGGCCGCTTCGTCGACCAGGACAACTACATCATCGGCGCGCTGTTCAAGCTGTACCCCTGGGAGGACATGCTGCGCGAGCCGTACGCGGCCAACATCGCCGGCTCCAAGACCCTGTTCATCGAGCCGCCTTGGAAGGCGCTGCTCTCCAACAAGGCGCTGCTGCCACTGCTGTGGGAGCGCCACCCGGGCCACCCAAACCTGCTGGAGACCTATTTCGACGACGATCCCAAGGTCGAGCGCCTGGGATCGAGCTACGCCCGCAAGCCGCTATTCAGCCGCGAGGGCGCGAATGTCGAGCTCTGGACCAACGGCCGCAAGGGCCGGGTGCTGGACCAGGGCTATGGCGCCGAAGGCTGGATCCGCCAGGAACTGAAGCCGCCGCCGAGGTTCGGCGCGAACTATCCCGTCGTTGGCTCCTGGGTGATCGGCGACCAGCCGGCCGGGGTCGGCGTGCGCGAGGATCGCGGCCGGGTGACGCGCGACCGCTCGCGGTTCGTGCCGCACATCATCGAGGGCTGA
- a CDS encoding PspA/IM30 family protein — MSIWSKLSALFRGTAHDGAQTIVDANALRILDQEIRDADNAQGKARDELAKLVARRRALETEVAGLTDQIRKYEASARAAMGKGDQALALEVAQRIADLEKDATQKSTQMTELRAAEEKLRTVIAQTDTKIEALRREIEIVKVNESVQKAQAAVISRSGSASGVVGSAADSLKRIKERQAVREEQFKLHNEAEERKTGADLDAKLSAAGILPGGGGAEDVLARLMAPKDEALPAPMLAIEDKAKAGAKDA; from the coding sequence ATGTCGATCTGGAGCAAGCTCTCGGCGCTCTTCCGCGGCACGGCCCATGACGGGGCTCAGACCATCGTCGACGCCAACGCCCTGCGGATCCTGGACCAGGAAATCCGCGACGCCGACAACGCCCAGGGCAAGGCCCGCGACGAACTGGCCAAGCTGGTCGCGCGCCGTCGGGCGCTGGAGACCGAGGTCGCCGGCCTGACCGATCAAATCCGCAAGTACGAGGCCTCGGCCCGCGCGGCCATGGGCAAGGGCGACCAAGCCCTGGCCCTGGAAGTCGCCCAGCGCATCGCTGATCTGGAGAAGGATGCGACCCAGAAGTCGACCCAGATGACCGAGCTGCGCGCGGCCGAGGAAAAGCTGCGCACGGTGATCGCCCAGACCGACACCAAGATCGAGGCCCTGCGCCGCGAGATCGAGATCGTCAAGGTCAACGAGAGCGTCCAGAAGGCCCAGGCGGCCGTGATCTCGCGTTCGGGCTCGGCCAGCGGCGTCGTCGGCTCGGCCGCCGATAGCTTGAAGCGCATCAAGGAGCGGCAGGCCGTCCGCGAGGAGCAGTTCAAGCTTCATAACGAGGCCGAGGAGCGCAAGACCGGCGCCGACCTCGACGCCAAGCTGTCCGCGGCGGGCATCCTGCCGGGCGGCGGCGGGGCCGAGGATGTGCTGGCCCGCCTGATGGCGCCGAAGGACGAGGCGCTGCCCGCGCCGATGCTGGCGATCGAGGACAAGGCCAAGGCCGGCGCCAAGGACGCCTGA
- a CDS encoding YjfI family protein yields the protein MPAKPTRGAQAAERTRAWREARRQAGFVKIEVWAPAACKPDILSAVQAIVVESARGPNLKTNPNPPKGVRHMDSVIDTAWTIHTLRDGLVESALVREGEMTVTVVEGVEPVLLVVMHEFGDLPIYVSGGGLQLVVSTLLWPCDEQNDRAAFNEFLLKAQKIVPLSNFGITTVDGRDYYELMGEISSKTTLQTLVIELRTLADNAIAAASDLRDTFEKSRVAAA from the coding sequence ATGCCTGCCAAACCGACGAGAGGCGCTCAGGCCGCCGAAAGGACCCGCGCGTGGCGAGAAGCCCGTCGGCAAGCCGGCTTCGTGAAGATCGAGGTCTGGGCGCCGGCGGCGTGCAAACCCGACATCCTCTCGGCCGTTCAGGCCATCGTCGTTGAGTCGGCACGCGGGCCGAACCTGAAGACCAACCCCAACCCTCCCAAGGGCGTCAGACACATGGACTCCGTTATCGACACCGCCTGGACGATCCACACCCTGCGTGACGGGCTGGTGGAAAGCGCGCTGGTCCGCGAGGGCGAAATGACCGTCACCGTGGTGGAGGGCGTCGAGCCCGTGCTGCTGGTCGTCATGCACGAGTTCGGCGACCTGCCGATCTATGTCAGCGGCGGCGGCTTGCAGCTGGTGGTTTCGACCCTGCTGTGGCCTTGCGATGAGCAGAACGATCGCGCGGCGTTCAACGAGTTCCTGCTCAAGGCTCAGAAGATCGTGCCGCTCTCGAACTTCGGCATCACCACGGTCGACGGCCGCGACTATTACGAGCTGATGGGCGAGATCTCGTCCAAGACCACCCTGCAGACCCTGGTGATCGAGCTGCGCACCCTGGCCGACAACGCCATCGCCGCCGCCAGCGATCTGCGCGACACCTTCGAAAAGAGCCGCGTCGCGGCCGCCTAA
- a CDS encoding YjfK family protein, with protein MFGKLFGRKDAQRPALPVIRNVTIGRTVILDPLAWRRFGSETRFVLDRDTLEITAQGLIQLNDGAFVHRFYTDDEILFQVVSDDREGQRANDFTVFVPWASAYPADRADRDLWAERLRARTFQAEGLPIYRRFWFGEDAERQDPVTLWEDVYYDREGETPDRRLFQTTMLFHRELSGGEGRELLLALTAEPEDGDVTHETMIGLPLSVGEFKA; from the coding sequence ATGTTCGGAAAGCTTTTCGGCAGGAAGGACGCCCAGCGCCCCGCCCTGCCCGTCATCCGCAACGTGACGATCGGCCGGACGGTCATTCTGGACCCGCTAGCCTGGCGACGCTTCGGAAGCGAAACCCGGTTCGTCCTGGATCGCGACACCTTGGAGATTACCGCCCAGGGCCTGATCCAGCTGAACGACGGTGCGTTCGTGCACCGCTTCTATACTGACGACGAGATCCTGTTTCAGGTGGTCTCGGACGATCGCGAGGGCCAGCGCGCCAACGACTTCACGGTCTTCGTACCCTGGGCCAGCGCGTATCCCGCCGATCGCGCCGATCGCGACCTGTGGGCCGAGCGCCTGCGCGCCCGCACGTTCCAGGCCGAGGGCCTGCCAATCTACCGCCGCTTCTGGTTCGGCGAGGACGCCGAGCGGCAAGACCCGGTCACGCTCTGGGAAGACGTCTATTACGACCGCGAGGGCGAGACGCCGGACCGGCGCCTGTTCCAGACCACCATGCTGTTCCACCGCGAGCTCTCCGGGGGCGAAGGCCGCGAGCTGCTGCTGGCGCTGACCGCCGAGCCCGAGGACGGCGACGTGACGCATGAAACCATGATCGGCCTGCCGTTGTCGGTAGGCGAGTTCAAGGCTTGA
- a CDS encoding DUF350 domain-containing protein produces the protein MFDFTAFQDGAIAFLVAFAAAGLFTVAFKYVYQWVTPYNEKALIRQGNLAAAIALAGALIGYVLPLASALSHTVSLPEFAAWATLAGVIQIAAFTGVRLVALPDVKARIENGETSIGVYLAGISIAVGVLNAACMTA, from the coding sequence ATGTTCGACTTCACGGCATTCCAGGACGGGGCGATCGCGTTCCTGGTGGCCTTCGCGGCCGCCGGCCTGTTCACCGTCGCCTTCAAGTACGTCTACCAGTGGGTGACGCCCTATAACGAGAAAGCGCTGATCCGACAGGGCAACCTGGCCGCGGCCATCGCTCTCGCCGGCGCGCTGATCGGCTACGTCCTGCCTCTGGCTTCGGCGTTGAGCCACACGGTCAGCCTGCCGGAGTTCGCCGCCTGGGCGACCCTGGCCGGCGTCATCCAGATCGCCGCCTTCACCGGCGTCCGCCTGGTCGCCCTGCCCGACGTCAAGGCGCGGATCGAGAACGGCGAGACCTCGATCGGCGTCTATCTGGCGGGCATCTCGATCGCGGTCGGCGTGCTGAACGCCGCCTGCATGACGGCGTGA
- a CDS encoding DUF1190 domain-containing protein, translated as MSPRKRSASLHLTTMLASAASLTLAGCDDPGAGAQGGWDPNRGEQVEAFSYKSLEECKAANEVSDQQCDTSWAAAQKDDQKNAPRYEARASCEDVYGVGNCVPRSEAGHGSFFTPLLAGFVIGRMLDGGDYYRGTGLYRRNDDYGGGYYSTWGGRLGRDYGTGRTVITRESIDPPDVIRNAPPKVQTRTSVVSRGGFGGGRSYAHSGGFKGGFGG; from the coding sequence ATGAGCCCGCGCAAGCGCTCCGCCTCGCTACACCTGACGACGATGCTGGCCAGCGCGGCCAGCTTGACCCTGGCCGGCTGCGACGACCCTGGCGCCGGCGCCCAGGGCGGTTGGGATCCCAATCGCGGCGAACAGGTCGAGGCCTTCAGCTACAAGTCCCTCGAGGAATGCAAGGCCGCCAACGAGGTCTCCGACCAGCAGTGCGACACCTCGTGGGCGGCCGCCCAGAAGGACGATCAGAAGAACGCGCCGCGCTACGAAGCCCGCGCCTCGTGCGAGGACGTCTACGGCGTCGGCAACTGCGTACCGCGCAGCGAGGCCGGCCATGGCAGCTTCTTCACGCCCTTGCTGGCCGGTTTCGTGATCGGGCGGATGCTGGACGGCGGCGACTACTATCGCGGCACTGGCCTCTATCGCCGCAACGACGACTATGGCGGCGGCTACTACTCGACCTGGGGCGGACGGCTTGGCCGCGACTACGGCACCGGCCGCACGGTCATCACCCGCGAGAGCATCGATCCGCCCGACGTGATCCGCAACGCGCCGCCCAAGGTCCAGACCCGCACTTCGGTCGTCTCGCGCGGCGGTTTCGGCGGCGGGCGCAGCTACGCCCACAGCGGGGGCTTCAAGGGCGGCTTCGGCGGTTAG